Proteins encoded by one window of Rhodamnia argentea isolate NSW1041297 chromosome 6, ASM2092103v1, whole genome shotgun sequence:
- the LOC115753222 gene encoding beta-amyrin 28-monooxygenase-like has product MQLPSLGPALALLLLLLLLGLIFIRTKLKVKTSHLNLPPGSLGWPVLGESLEFFRANWGGNQGKFIRDRIVKYGSTVFKTSLFGERTVVLCGLAGNKFLFSNEGKKVVLWWPSSVRRLIGASLITKVGDEGRSDRKMVMSFFNPDALMRFVGTMDEVTQHHLRTQWQGKDQVEAYPTLKLYSFELACRLFMSITDLQLVTRLANHFQVFLKGVISLPLDFPGTRFHRAKRAADSIRKELRALVRHRRAELEKELARPSQDIMSHLLGNGDENGKLMPEAEIINNMLDLLFAAHDTTSSTLMLLLKCLAELPHVLDKILAEQREIAASKAPGELLQWDDLQRMKYSWNVICEVMRMTPPVTGSFREALVDFTYEGYTIPKGWKLFWSAALTHEDPNFHPKPASFDASRFEGSGPAPYSYAPFGGGPRMCLGKEFARVEMLVFLHNLVNGFDWGLVIPHEKIIYDPMPTPVEGLPIRLRPRGFRRGLSCS; this is encoded by the exons ATGCAACTCCCAAGTCTAGGCCCAGCCCtagctctcctcctcctcctcctcctcctcggcctcaTCTTCATCCGAACCAAACTCAAAGTCAAAACCTCCCACCTCAACCTCCCCCCGGGCAGCCTCGGATGGCCGGTCCTCGGCGAGAGCCTCGAATTCTTCCGGGCCAACTGGGGCGGGAACCAGGGCAAGTTCATCCGGGACCGGATCGTCAAGTACGGCTCCACCGTCTTCAAGACCTCGCTGTTCGGCGAGCGGACGGTGGTTCTGTGCGGGCTGGCAGGTAACAAGTTCCTGTTCTCGAACGAGGGCAAGAAGGTGGTGCTGTGGTGGCCGAGCTCGGTGCGAAGGCTCATCGGGGCGAGCCTCATAACCAAAGTCGGCGATGAAGGGAGGTCCGACAGGAAGATGGTCATGAGCTTCTTCAATCCTGATGCGTTGATGAGGTTCGTGGGCACCATGGATGAGGTGACTCAGCACCATCTCAGGACTCAATGGCAAG GCAAAGATCAGGTGGAGGCGTACCCCACCCTAAAGCTGTACAGTTTCGAGCTCGCGTGCCGGTTATTCATGAGCATCACGGACCTGCAGCTCGTCACGAGGCTCGCCAATCACTTCCAGGTGTTCCTCAAGGGAGTGATCTCGCTTCCTCTCGACTTCCCGGGCACGAGATTTCACCGTGCCAAGAGGGCCGCGGACTCCATCCGGAAGGAGCTCCGGGCGCTGGTGAGGCACAGAAGAGCGGAATTGGAGAAGGAGTTGGCTCGGCCGTCGCAAGACATAATGTCCCACCTGCTGGGCAACGGGGACGAGAACGGGAAGCTCATGCCGGAGGCGGAGATCATAAATAACATGTTGGACCTCCTGTTCGCGGCGCACGACACTACCAGTTCCACTCTCATGTTGCTCCTCAAGTGCCTAGCTGAACTCCCCCATGTCCTTGACAAAATTCTTGCAG AACAACGGGAAATCGCAGCATCAAAAGCTCCAGGAGAGTTGCTTCAATGGGACGATTTGCAGAGAATGAAATATTCCTGGAATGTCATATGTGAAGTCATGAGAATGACCCCACCGGTTACCGGCTCTTTTCGCGAGGCCTTGGTCGATTTCACGTACGAAGGATACACCATCCCTAAGGGCTGGAAG CTGTTTTGGAGTGCTGCTCTAACGCACGAGGACCCGAACTTCCACCCGAAGCCCGCGAGCTTCGATGCGTCAAGATTCGAGGGTTCGGGGCCTGCGCCGTATTCATACGCCCCCTTTGGAGGCGGGCCGAGAATGTGCTTGGGGAAGGAGTTCGCGAGGGTGGAGATGCTCGTGTTCCTGCACAATCTGGTGAACGGGTTCGACTGGGGCCTGGTGATCCCTCACGAGAAGATCATCTACGATCCCATGCCCACTCCTGTCGAAGGACTCCCCATCCGTCTTCGACCTCGCGGTTTTCGCCGTGGACTCTCGTGCTCGTGA
- the LOC115753223 gene encoding beta-amyrin 28-monooxygenase-like: MEASTLVPAFALLLLLLPLAVIKLLKPKASHPNLPPGSFGWPVIGESLEFLRCQRGGCPEKFIRDRMSKYNSPVFRTSVLGEPMAVLYGPAGNKFLFSNEGKKVALWWPSSVGKLMGRCLVSKVGDEARSDKKMLMSFFNPEALKRIVGVVDEVTKDHLRIHWEGKDQLEAYSTLKQHTFDLACRLFMSITDPQLVSRLADHFHVFLRGVIDLPLNVPGTNFYRSKKAADSIRKELRVLVKQRRVELEKKTASPSQDIMTHLIANGDENGKLMPEAEIINNMLNLLFAGHDTSSSTLVLIIKYLSELPYVLEKVVAEQREIAASKAGGELIQWGDLQKMRYSWNVISEVMRMTAPVYGSFREALVDFTYEGYTIPKDWKLHWSACTTHGDPDYHPRAPTFDESRFEGSGPAPYSYVPFGGGPRMCLGLEFARVELLVFLHNLINGFRWSLVNPDEKIIYDPMPIPVEGLPIRLRPRD; this comes from the exons ATGGAAGCCTCGACACTAGTCCCGGCCttcgctctcctcctcctcctcctcccccttgCGGTCATCAAGCTACTCAAACCCAAAGCCAGCCACCCAAACCTCCCGCCGGGGAGCTTCGGGTGGCCGGTCATCGGCGAGAGCCTCGAGTTCCTCCGCTGCCAACGCGGCGGGTGCCCGGAGAAGTTCATCCGGGACCGAATGAGCAAGTACAACTCCCCCGTGTTCAGGACCTCAGTGCTCGGGGAGCCGATGGCAGTCCTTTACGGGCCGGCGGGAAACAAGTTCCTGTTCTCGAACGAGGGCAAGAAGGTGGCGCTGTGGTGGCCGAGCTCGGTCGGGAAGCTGATGGGGAGGTGCCTCGTCTCCAAGGTCGGGGACGAGGCAAGGTCGGACAAGAAGATGCTCATGAGCTTCTTCAACCCGGAGGCGCTCAAGAGGATCGTCGGGGTCGTCGATGAGGTCACCAAGGATCATCTCAGGATTCACTGGGAAG GCAAAGATCAGCTGGAGGCCTACTCCACCCTTAAGCAGCACACCTTCGACCTCGCGTGCCGTCTGTTCATGAGCATCACGGACCCGCAGCTCGTCTCGAGGCTTGCCGACCACTTCCACGTGTTCCTCAGGGGAGTCATCGACCTCCCCCTCAACGTCCCCGGCACAAACTTTTACCGCTCGAAGAAAGCAGCGGATTCCATCAGGAAGGAGCTCCGGGTGTTGGTGAAGCAGCGCCGGGTGGAGCTGGAGAAGAAGACGGCGTCCCCTTCGCAGGACATCATGACACACCTGATTGCCAATGGGGACGAGAACGGGAAGCTCATGCCCGAGGCGGAGATCATAAACAACATGCTGAACCTCCTATTCGCTGGCCATGATACTTCCAGTTCGACTCTAGTGTTGATCATCAAGTACCTGAGCGAGCTGCCTTATGTACTTGAGAAGGTCGTTGCCG AGCAAAGGGAAATCGCGGCATCGAAGGCGGGAGGAGAGCTTATTCAGTGGGGGGATTTGCAAAAGATGAGATACTCGTGGAACGTCATCTCGGAAGTCATGAGGATGACAGCACCTGTCTACGGCTCTTTCCGCGAGGCCCTGGTCGATTTCACGTACGAAGGATATACAATTCCAAAAGACTGGAAG TTACACTGGAGCGCATGCACAACGCACGGAGACCCGGACTACCACCCTAGAGCGCCGACCTTCGATGAGTCCAGGTTCGAGGGATCTGGACCGGCTCCATATTCGTACGTCCCGTTCGGAGGCGGGCCGAGGATGTGTCTAGGGCTCGAGTTTGCGAGGGTGGAGCTGCTCGTGTTCCTGCACAACCTCATCAATGGATTTCGCTGGAGTCTGGTCAACCCCGATGAGAAAATAATCTACGACCCCATGCCTATACCGGTTGAAGGACTTCCCATCCGCCTTCGACCTCGCGATTAG
- the LOC115753197 gene encoding uncharacterized protein LOC115753197, translating into MVFNGVMILRVAHESAHMWQSAACIPVAERVSSRQLLDLVCCFPLHQLGRLALFIWTFLCVAPPDSYYSYSYASDDSDSDGSETPVDYDDYRHDSHSD; encoded by the coding sequence ATGGTGTTCAATGGCGTGATGATACTGAGAGTCGCCCACGAATCCGCCCACATGTGGCAAAGCGCGGCCTGCATTCCGGTCGCGGAGCGGGTGAGCAGCCGCCAGCTGCTGGATCTCGTCTGCTGCTTCCCTCTCCATCAATTGGGTCGTCTCGCGCTCTTCATCTGGACCTTCCTCTGCGTGGCCCCACCCGACTCCTACTACTCTTACTCTTACGCCTCCGATGACTCCGACTCCGACGGCAGCGAAACCCCCGTCGATTACGATGACTACCGCCACGACTCGCATTCCGATTGA
- the LOC115753196 gene encoding uncharacterized protein LOC115753196 has product MRFLFCKLHCPFICFCKPAPHIYTPGPLKLESAPHVPPSTVVSVPDASHQLSAQTNEVKHDERRQQHQQGEVGNCVKSSLKKATLETKESRKKQVQWMDFMGKELSEVREFESSEIHDNYKDAETNRGCVCVIL; this is encoded by the exons atGAGgtttttgttttgcaaattacattGCCCTTTCATCTGCTTCTGCAAACCTGCTCCTCATATTTACACACCGGGACCACTGAAATTGGAAAGTGCCCCTCATGTCCCTCCTTCCACAGTTGTCTCTGTCCCTGATGCTTCTCATCAGTTGTCTGCTCAGACCAATGAGGTCAAGCATGATGAGCGGCGGCAGCAACATCAACAAGGCGAAGTTGGTAATTGCGTCAAGAGTAGTCTCAAGAAGGCAACTTTGGAGACCAAAGAGTCGAGGAAAAAGCAAGTCCAATGGATGGATTTCATGGGGAAAGAACTTTCTGAGGTCAGAGAATTTGAGTCAAG TGAAATACACGACAACTACAAAGATGCAGAGACAAATAGAGGCTGCGTCTGTGTCATTCTTTGA